In a single window of the Luteolibacter yonseiensis genome:
- the rplX gene encoding 50S ribosomal protein L24: MSRIKTHVKKGDQVEIIAGSHKGKRGTVLLVNAEKGKVTVEGGRPIIKATKATEADAGGLKTIDGAVHISNVKKVG, encoded by the coding sequence ATGAGCCGCATCAAGACACACGTCAAAAAAGGCGATCAAGTCGAAATCATCGCAGGCAGTCACAAAGGCAAGCGCGGCACCGTGCTCCTTGTGAACGCTGAAAAAGGCAAGGTCACCGTCGAAGGTGGCCGCCCGATCATCAAGGCGACAAAAGCCACTGAAGCCGACGCAGGTGGTCTCAAGACCATCGACGGCGCCGTCCACATCTCCAATGTCAAGAAAGTGGGCTGA